A stretch of the Nicotiana tabacum cultivar K326 chromosome 6, ASM71507v2, whole genome shotgun sequence genome encodes the following:
- the LOC142181759 gene encoding uncharacterized protein LOC142181759: MVKGFFDNSLSVKIDPPPYAPQYTIPPKPPDIDQDMIKPTFKEMLTTSNPMFFTSIDNKSNMDFPSIGSEEFMVDHTTLTHSQGIKFISLTEEEKVRIYEPWKNSIIVKLVGKRMLHHYLKKKIQELWRPTEDFQLIDLGEDYYIIKFKRKENMDKAIHQGPWFINRHFLSITRWEPNFVATKEKVTRSAVWVRLPQLPTEFYDRKILEKIGNAIGRLLKIDVCTSTTLRGRYARLCVDLPLEIPIQPFLYFGHHKQVIHYEGESFLCKNCG; encoded by the coding sequence atgGTTAAGGGATTTTTCGATAATTCTCTCTCTGTGAAAATAGATCCCCCGCCTTATGCACCACAATACACGATACCACCCAAACCCCCAGATATTGATCAAGACATGATCAAACCAACCTTCAAAGAAATGTTAACCACTTCAAATCCAATGTTCTTTACATCTATTGACAATAAATCCAACATGGATTTcccaagtattggttcagaagAATTCATGGTTGATCATACAACTTTAACACACTCACAGGGCATCAAATTCATCTCACTTACTGAGGAGGAGAAAGTAAGAATTTACGAGCCATGGAAAAATTCCATCATTGTAAAACTGGTGGGCAAACGAATGCTACATCACTAtctaaagaaaaaaattcaagaaCTATGGAGACCAACCGAAGATTTCCAATTAATTGATCTCGGAGAAGACTACTACATCATTAAATTCAAGAGGAAGGAAAATATGGATAAAGCTATACATCAAGGACCTTGGTTCATCAACAGACACTTCCTCTCCATTACAAGATGGGAGCCAAATTTTGTTGCTACCAAAGAGAAAGTAACAAGATCGGCAGTATGGGTTAGACTTCCCCAATTACCTACTGAATTTTACGATAGAAAAATTCTAGAAAAAATTGGTAATGCAATTGGCCGGCTACTAAAAATAGATGTTTGCACATCAACTACCCTGAGAGGTCGTTATGCAAGACTATGTGTAGATCTCCCTTTGGAAATCCCAATCCAaccttttctctattttggcCACCACAAACAAGTAATCCATTATGAAGGAGAAAGTTTTCTTTGTAAAAATTGTGGATGA